AGCGCTTTGGCGCCATCGAGCAGCGCCAGCCCGATGAGCCGCTGCTGGCTGCCGCCGCCAGCGGCGACATCAGCGCTCTGGATCTGGGAGAGCGGCTGCGCTACCTCTATCCGCTCAAGGCCCGGGCCGACTGCCTGGCCTGTCATTCCAATGCCGCGGTGGGGGATACCCTGGGTGTGATTACGGTGGAGCAGGATCTCTCCGGTCAGCTGAGCATGGCCAACCGCAACCTGCTTTATTACCTGTTGTGGTTATCACCGCTGCCGCTGCTGTTTGCCTTCTGGGCGGTGCGGCGGGTGAGCCTGCACATCAACGACTCGGTGCTGCACCTGTCCCGCAGCATTGACCAGGTGGAAAGTCTGTCCGACTTGTCGCGCATGGGCAGCGAGCGGCAGCCATTTCGTTTTATCGAGATGAACTCGATTTTCGGCCAGGTCGAACAGCTGGCCGACAAGCTGCGCAACATTGCGGTGGACAAGGATCTGCTGGAGTTTGAGATTCGGCTGCTGGAAAAATTCGTGATCACCTCGGAAGTGGTGCGCGACTGGCGGGAATACGTCAATGTACTGATGCTCGACATCAATAAGGTGCTCGACATCTACACCATGTTTTCCATCTTCAAGGTGGACGACGAACTGTTCGATCTGGAAATCTTCTGGCTGCACACGCCCACACCGGCCACCCGCCACATGATGGAGCAGGCGGTATTGGCCAGGCTGCGCGGCAGCGAGACGCCCTTCAGCCATGGCGAATTTTCCGTGCATCACAATGTGGTCAAACACGATCATGATCATCTGCTGGAGCTCGACGAACGGGACATAGAGCTGCAGACCAAGTCGCTGCTGGTGGAAGCGCCCAAGATCGGTGGCATTGTCGGCATCGGAGTGCAGGCCGACATCGTCAAGGACAAGACCCGGGTACTGGTGCTGGAGAGCATTCTCTCCACCCTGCTCAACGTGGTGGGCTCGGTCAAGGCCATCTACAAGTACACTCGGGATCTGGAGTATTACGCCACTCGGGATCCGCTTACCAACCTCTACAACCAGCGCATGCTGTGGGAGCTGCTCGACTACGAGCTGGAGCGCAGCCGCCGGCACGACTACCCGGTGGCTATGCTGCTGCTCGATCTCGACAACTTCAAGTCGATTAACGACGGCTACGGCCATGCCTGCGGTGACCTGCTGCTGACCGAACTGGCGGGGCTGCTCAAGGCGCAGCTCGGCACCGGCGACGTGCTGGCCCGTTACGGCGGTGACGAGTTCGTGATCGTGCTTACCGAAGCGGGCATGGCGCGGGCCCGGGAAGCGGGCGAGCGTATTCTGGCGGCGGTAGACGGCTTTGCCATGGACCACGACGGCGGCCAGATCCGAGTCACCTGCTCTGTGGGTGTGGGCATTTACCCCGAACATGCGGCTAACGCCAAGGAGCTGTTTATGTTCGTCGACAACCTCATGTATCGCGCCAAGAGTCAGGGCAAGAACCGGGTCTGCCTGCCCGGCGAGCAGGATGTGGCCGACATTTTTCGGAACATGAGCGAAAAGACCCTGCTGGTGAATCAGGCCATTGAACAACGTACCCTGTTGCCGGTGTTCCAGCCCATACTGCCGCTGCAGAACGGCGCTCCCGTGGCGGTGGAAGTGCTGAGCCGCATTCGCCTGGCCGACGACAGCCTGATGAATGCCGGTGAGTTTATCGAGATCGCCGAGTCCATGGGCAAGGTGCACCTGCTCGACTACATCGTGATGGAAAAGGCCTTTGCCCAGGTGCGGGAGACCGGCTTTGACGGCCTGGTGTTTATCAATCTGTCGCCCCGGGCCGTGCTGGTGGGGGATTTTCTCATGCGCGTTCGCACCCTGGTGGCCGACTATGGCATTGATCCGGGGCGGGTGGTGTTCGAGATCACCGAGCGCGACACCATCAAGAGCATGACGCTGCTGGAGCAGTTTGTTCGGGCCCTGAAGGATGCCGGCTTTTTGCTGGCAATCGACGACTTTGGCTCGGGGTTCTCGTCATTTCACTACCTCAAGCACCTGCCCATCGATTTTGTGAAAATCGAGGGCGAATTTATTGCCAACATGAGCCACGACAGCCGGGATCTGGCCTTTGTCAGCAGCATCACTCAGCTGGCCAAGCAACTGGGAGTGAAAACCGTGGCCGAATACGTGGAAAATGCGGAAGTTCTGGCCATGGTACGCGCCACCGGCATTGATCATGCCCAGGGTTACCATGTGGGACGACCCCATCCGCAACTGAGCACCTGGCTGCACATGGCAGCGCTCTGAATTCAGGTCTGGCATGCTGCCGGCACGGCTATACTGATAGCGGTTGCTTGTTGGAAGGATGAACACCATGACAGTACGACATCTGGCGTTATGGATACTGGCCGTGCTGACCCTGGCCGGCTGCAATACCCTGGCCGGTGCCGGCAAGGACATTGAACAGGGTGGTGAAGCGGTGCAGGAAGCGGCACGGGACGTGCAAAACCGGCTGTAACCGGCCCGAGCGCCAATGCCATGCCGGGGCCTGCCCCGGCATGCTTGTTTACCGCTGGCCATCCTGGCGCAGTATGCGCCTTGCCCGTGCCATCACCGGGCTGTCCACCATCTGTTCGTTGACCGCCACCACGGCGCCGTTGACCCTTTGCTCGGCAGCCAGCCCCCTCCCGGCCCAGGCGACCTGGGCCGGAGTGGGGGCCATGGCCTGCACGGCGGGGGCGACCTGGCGCGGGTGGATCAGCAGTACGCCGCCAAAGCCCAGCTTCATGCCCTCGCGCACATAGGCCTGCAACCCGGCGTCGTCGTGAAAGGCGGTATAGACGGCGTCCAGGGGGGCGGCCAGGTCATGGGCCCGTGAACACACCACCAGCTGGCTGCGAATGGGCAGAAAGGGAGCCTGATCATCGGGCTCGCCGGGCGGGGGCGGGTAGTCCATGGCCAGATCCAGCGCCATGTCGAGCTGGCCGAACAGCAGCCGGGCCACGCCGTTGGCACTGGCAATGGCATCGAGACGGGCCAGTGCCCGGGCCGATTCGATAAAGGGCAACAGCGGCTTGTCGGTGACGTGGGCCAGCTCCGCAAGCGCTTCTGCGTCTTCGGCCTTGGGCACCACCACGGCGGCCACCGCATCGGAGCGGCACAGGGCCATGTCCTGATTGAACCAGGGGCTGCCGGTGCCGTTGATGCGCACCAGTACCGACGCCGGCGGTTGTTCTGTTAACCAGTTGGCCAGCATGTTGCGGGCGGCGTCCTTGTCCGCCGCTGGCACCGCATCTTCCAGATCGATGATCACGGCGTCGGCGCCGCTGCTCAGCGCCGTTGCAAACCGCTCGGGGCGGTTCGCCGGGACAAACAGCAGGGTCTGCAGCGCATTGATATTCATAAGAAAACTCCGTTTAACCCGTTGCCAGAGCAAAGCAGGCAGTGAAGGAATCTTCTGTTTAGAACAAACCAGGCCCGGCTGCAAGCAGCACGGGCCTGGTATTCTTTATCGTGGCTGTCGCTTGCGCCGACAGCGCCCTGTGTAACCCCCCTTCCAAGGACAGTGTTCAGGGGTGTGCCGGCCAAAGCGGCGCCTGCAGCCTGGATATGCTGTCTGTTACAGGCTCTGGTGCGGGCCGAACACCTCGTAGTGCAGTTGTTCGTCGGCAATGCCCCAGCCCGACAGGGTATCCTTGACCATGGCCATAAAGGGCAGAGGGCCACAGAAGTAGTAGTGGGCGGCGGGCTGGCTGATGGCCTCACGCAGTTTGTTCAGGTCCATCAGGCCGGTGGCGTTGAAGTCTTCCGCCGGTTGGTCGTCTGCCAGCGGCGCCCGGTACCAGATGTGAGTGTGCAGGTTGGCATGGGCCCGGCGGCGGGCCCGAATGTCCGCCCTGAAGGCGTGCTGGGCGCCGTTTTCACAGGCGTGCAGCCAGTGAATGGGGGCCCTGTGGCTCTGGCTCAGCAGCTGGTCGAGCATGGCGCGCACCGGGGTCTGGCCCACGCCGGCGGAGATCAGCACCACAGGGGTTTCGGCGCTCACCTCCATAAAGAAGTCGCCGGCCGGGGGCAGCACCTGAAGGGTATCGCCTTCCCGTACCTGGTCATGCAAAAAGTTTGAGCCCACCCCGCCCTGCTCGCGCTTGACCGCAATGCGGTAGTTTTCGCCGTTGGGCGCCTGGCACAGGGAATACTGGCGGTATTCCCTGTGCTTCAGCGCGGGAGAGTCCAGGTGCAGACTCAG
The Oceanimonas pelagia genome window above contains:
- a CDS encoding entericidin A/B family lipoprotein; protein product: MTVRHLALWILAVLTLAGCNTLAGAGKDIEQGGEAVQEAARDVQNRL
- the hmpA gene encoding NO-inducible flavohemoprotein, whose amino-acid sequence is MLDARTIDIVKSTVPLLESANTALTQHFYQRMFRDNPELKDVFNLSHQHTGRQPAALFAAVLAYAKNIDNPAVLSAAVERIAHKHTGFAIQPEQYAIVGHHLLETIKELAPDAATPEVIGAWGKAYGALAEIFIGREAQIYQDNETRAGGWRGTRAFVVKQKRVESEQITSFLLVPADGGAVLDFKPGQYLSLHLDSPALKHREYRQYSLCQAPNGENYRIAVKREQGGVGSNFLHDQVREGDTLQVLPPAGDFFMEVSAETPVVLISAGVGQTPVRAMLDQLLSQSHRAPIHWLHACENGAQHAFRADIRARRRAHANLHTHIWYRAPLADDQPAEDFNATGLMDLNKLREAISQPAAHYYFCGPLPFMAMVKDTLSGWGIADEQLHYEVFGPHQSL
- a CDS encoding putative bifunctional diguanylate cyclase/phosphodiesterase; the protein is MAGRPTTIRRYLLNRTLLFSVIGFLLLLVVANQAYQSSVRQSARQVAASVAQTTFNSMYSIMSQGWSRNQLETFLQQLEQGNREQGFHIGLYRGELVSERFGAIEQRQPDEPLLAAAASGDISALDLGERLRYLYPLKARADCLACHSNAAVGDTLGVITVEQDLSGQLSMANRNLLYYLLWLSPLPLLFAFWAVRRVSLHINDSVLHLSRSIDQVESLSDLSRMGSERQPFRFIEMNSIFGQVEQLADKLRNIAVDKDLLEFEIRLLEKFVITSEVVRDWREYVNVLMLDINKVLDIYTMFSIFKVDDELFDLEIFWLHTPTPATRHMMEQAVLARLRGSETPFSHGEFSVHHNVVKHDHDHLLELDERDIELQTKSLLVEAPKIGGIVGIGVQADIVKDKTRVLVLESILSTLLNVVGSVKAIYKYTRDLEYYATRDPLTNLYNQRMLWELLDYELERSRRHDYPVAMLLLDLDNFKSINDGYGHACGDLLLTELAGLLKAQLGTGDVLARYGGDEFVIVLTEAGMARAREAGERILAAVDGFAMDHDGGQIRVTCSVGVGIYPEHAANAKELFMFVDNLMYRAKSQGKNRVCLPGEQDVADIFRNMSEKTLLVNQAIEQRTLLPVFQPILPLQNGAPVAVEVLSRIRLADDSLMNAGEFIEIAESMGKVHLLDYIVMEKAFAQVRETGFDGLVFINLSPRAVLVGDFLMRVRTLVADYGIDPGRVVFEITERDTIKSMTLLEQFVRALKDAGFLLAIDDFGSGFSSFHYLKHLPIDFVKIEGEFIANMSHDSRDLAFVSSITQLAKQLGVKTVAEYVENAEVLAMVRATGIDHAQGYHVGRPHPQLSTWLHMAAL
- a CDS encoding HpcH/HpaI aldolase/citrate lyase family protein, which codes for MNINALQTLLFVPANRPERFATALSSGADAVIIDLEDAVPAADKDAARNMLANWLTEQPPASVLVRINGTGSPWFNQDMALCRSDAVAAVVVPKAEDAEALAELAHVTDKPLLPFIESARALARLDAIASANGVARLLFGQLDMALDLAMDYPPPPGEPDDQAPFLPIRSQLVVCSRAHDLAAPLDAVYTAFHDDAGLQAYVREGMKLGFGGVLLIHPRQVAPAVQAMAPTPAQVAWAGRGLAAEQRVNGAVVAVNEQMVDSPVMARARRILRQDGQR